The DNA region TAGTTGTCAATGGATCAAAGGATATACCATAGATTTAAGATTAATGTGAACTTGGTTTTTATGATTTTGAAAATTTGTTTCAAAAAGAAACTTTTTCAGGGTATGGGGTACATGATAAAGTAACTTCAATGTCTAGCAGAGACAATaacaaatcaaattcagaattgGGCTGGCTTCTAGAATCCTTCTAGCTTGAATCCTAAGGTTTACATCTCCATGTATCTCTCCATCATTTTGTATGATGGAGACAAGGACTTAAACTAAGAGACTTGTGGACAGTGGTACAATATATTCTCCAATTTTCACCTCTATGCTAGGATTTCTGTGCCTCTAGCTAAACTTGCATTCCATATACTTTGTTTTACTTCTACTAAAGTGGAATCTGTGTGCTTCCAAGACTTATCTTCATGTCTCTAACTTGACATTTATTTTTTCCCTCAACTTTTCAAATATGACTATATCATCCAACTGGATATGTACATGAAACTATCATAGGAAATCAGCCAATAATCCATAGTTAAACTAGTTATGAAAATAAAGcaagcaaactaaaacataTATCACATCTAAGTAGATTATAACATATATGACATATCTCATCCTCTAGGAACTACACTTCTGGTATCAAGTGCAAGCCACCCAGATTACCTCAGATAATAAGCCTTGTAAGCACTTTGACCTTCTTTAAACAGAACTGGTAAGCCATTTCGAATGAGAAAGGTTCGCAACTGGCATGGAGATTCAaaatgagaagaagaataataagAATACAAATTCACTAGAATAGAGAATGTAGTATAAATATTAGACATAATCATGGACTGAAGAGCCATTCCTATTTCCTAGCAATAACACACAGGTACAAGAACTTTTAATGAGTATTATTTCAAAGCAATTCTAAAAGCTAAGGTAAAACAAAAGGCACCAAATGGAAGCAATGATTCAATGCAGATATTCTTAAAAAGCAAGAAAGATGCTTCGATAAAGAACACTGGGATATAATTTAATGCATAAGTTGGAGTTTGGACCCCTTCTGAAAGATTATTTTTAGGCTGGTGTTTTGAGCACACATGATGTCACCAGTAGTTCCTACACAGAACACATTAGCACTGCTTTTCGGATTTCAGTTTCTCTCTTGAAGTCCCATACCTGAGGACATTATTTTAACTATGGGATTGTGTAAAATATAATGCACACCCAACAAAAAGCAGACAACCTACATTGTTGCCACTTGATAGATTTAAAccacagaaaagaaaaaagacaacGTTATCTAAAAGTGGTAATAAAAGTTATATATACTACAGGCCTCATATCACCACACAAATTTATAACTAAAATGATTATATTGATGCAATTGCTCAGAGATCTAGAACATGGATGTTTACCTTATATGTAAGAAATTTCAATTTGACCATTAAATTTGCATCTTCATCAGCAAAATCATCTTTCTCAGAGCTAGTACTATCACTTTCATTTATACTGCTTTTCATAGAAATTTCAGCTGCTTTCTCCTTGTTTGCTTTAAATAAATTGATGTCTACAAAAAATCCTGGAAAGACTAAGGAGTCAGAAGGTTGTATAAATCAATAAGCATAACAAGCAGCATATATCCTTTTTTGCACAAATCATTATCAACGTGATATAACCGTGTTTCTATTGGTCATATATATAATCATTTAACGTTGTGTTTTGTTTCAAAGGCTaaaattccaatttttttattgcaGCTTCATGAAGAGCATATTATCAATCTGGTTTACACATCACGGATTTCAGAGTCACTTCCAATAAATTTTAAGACTAATCAAAACCAAGGTCTCAGGTATCAACTATCAAGCCATATGGACTCGTAGCAATTGAGCACTCAAGTGTCCACTAAAAAATTTGGCTACTAGTTACTTGTGACACACTCTTCAAACATCATTAACCAAACAAGAGGTTGATTGTTCTTAATTTAGAAGTATTATTATGTACGATTACTTTTTCTTTCCCCAAAAAACTTATGAATGACTGAAACTAGTTTAGtgctcaagagcttcttgagaaTCTTAACTGTCACAATAATTTCCATTTCAAAATTCCTGCTCCATAATCTAGGAAGTGATAAAATTGTCAAACACATTTTGAATACAACCATTTACATCTATCGAATGCAACTACTGAACCTGAAGATATAACAAGAAGGACAACTACATGTAGATAACAACATAACCTAATATCCTAGAAGAAAGCAAGAAATATTAGCTTAAGAAGTTTGCATAAATGAATTGGATATTAGAGAAGTGGAagtaaaataaagtatttaCCTCGATACAGCGGCCACAATCCAGGTCTATGCCTGAAAGTACCAAACATTTTGTACCCATATCAAGGAAATGTATGttgtaaaataattaagatgTTCTAAGAGAATATTTTAGGAAATTAAACAAGCTGGGTTATTCAGTGGAAAAATCATATTGAAAATAGACCTCATCTCTTTTTGGTATCGTCGAAAAGCAGAATCACTGTGTACATGAATGACCATTTTGTAAAACACGTTGTCGCTTGATATGGCATCAACCTTGTGGAAGTTATGATAACATTTGAATGCAGCAGGGAAGCGTTTTTCCCTCATCAGTCGAATAATTTCctgattcaaattcaaataaaagcTATGACTATGAACTTGGCAGAAAACAATTAAgcattttttagaaaaaaggtGGAATCATAAACTGCAGagcaaaattaaatgaaaatgtCAACAATTCTTAACTGGGAGGCCCTTTAAACCATGTGTTGAGGAAGCTATTTCAGACATGAAAAGGCTTAATTACAGGGAAACAAATAATTTGAAAGGCATCCAAGTAATTTGGCAATATATTAAAAGCCAGGATATACAAGCTTGCACATGAACAAAGTTTAATACTTGACGAAATTGACATGATTCCATGTATAAGGTTATATGATATAAGAAAGCCTAGACTGACCTGCAACTTTTTTGTTGAATAGTCTGCAGGATGGGCTTGTAAAAATTTTGAAACAACAGATCTGTCTACATTTCTTGAATGAATATCAGCACCATCAGTCCCATACCAATCTGAATAGTCAGGACAAAAAGAGCTGCCAACACTCTCGAGAAGTGCTTTTATTTGCTGCAGAAGCATTCCAAATCACAAAATTGAATTACTATAAAACCATCTCCTGGAGTGACAAGAATTGCAATACTACTTCTAATCATGGTAATGTAGTTTACCCTATACCTGCTTTTCATCAGATCTATTTGCTGCACAAATTTCCCTTAGACTTGGTCCGAAATCAAGGGCAACtgaaagaaaaaagataaaTCACATATTtagtttaaagtttaaactGCAATCTGTGCTTTGACTAACATTTAGGAGTTTCAAAAGAAAGTGTCTTGGACAGGGGGGAGGGGTAAGTAACTGTTACATCATTGAAGAAGTCCTATTTTTCAGAACTGCTTGGACTAAATATTGGTTTTATGATCCCAACACATACTTAATCATATTTACTAAACAGTCAAGCATATATGACATAGCATAAAATGAATATATTGATAAATAACAAGGCATTCAACTAAGAAAACGATAGAGCAGCTTGCAACAATATTTAGAGAATCAATCAGCATACCTCCATCAGCAGGTGGAGGAGGAAATTCTTTCAAAACTTTTTCAATATGGTTTGAACTCTCATGACTCACAAGACGAGCAACAAGACCCTCTAAAATTTCTCCTTGGGCTTTTACATGGTCTTTTGAACCTGCAGTTACAAAAGTATATCTAAATATGCAGTGAATAAGACAAAGAGGTCATGCAAAGAGAATGGATACTTAAATGAGACTAGTAATAGTAGAAAATGAAATACTAGAATCAACCATGTTGAACGGAATTGAAACAAGAAGAAATACAAATCTATAAAACTACGAAGGATTACATTACACAACCATGCTAAGCTTAAAACTCATACCTGGTACAGATACGTCTGCAATTTCATCAAGAACCTTGCATACAGACGTTGCAGTACCTTCCTCACATAAGGCATCATAGGCAGCAAAGAAGGAAGAGGCTGATTTTCTACATTTACATAAAGGTGTGAAAATGAAACCAAATTTTTCTTATGCTCTTGAAGACTTTCAGCAGATTATATTAAGGATAAAAATCTAAGCCAACATGTTTTACTTGACATAAAATATGATCAACAGAACACTTCTcggtaaataataaaattagctCAACAGAATCTATTATATAGTAATTTGAAATCTAATTAAAATCAACCAAAGAAAAGGAATCATAAGAAATTTGTGTACTAACATTCTTTAAAGTACAGCCTACAGTTCTTAAGACTAGACCAACCTAACAATAAAAAACAGTTctattagtaaaaaaaaaataccattacatgaagaaagaaaaactgatGTCAAACACCTCTAAGAATTTTGTAAATAGAATACCAACACCAACAAATCAGATTTTATTCAAATCAAATTACAAATTTTGAAATGTCATATTTAATGTAAGTCATTTAGAATATGTCAAGTAATAAAGGtcctctatttatatttttaatcaaCAAAAATCCTAAATGTTCACCTTGTTGAAAACAACCACACATGATTTGTCGGTAGGCGccattttctgcaaaaagcaaTTATCTCAGGAGTTGAATAGAACTTTGGCTTTCCATTTCCCAGTTCAGTGACTGCTGTAACTACCACTGCTCAGAACAAGAAAAACCAGTGAATATGAGATATGAAAGGAAGTTATTCAAAATTCCGTATGAAAGGCGTCTTTAAACAAAAATATTCTAAGTTGGAAGCGTTGTTGGTTTCTTACATGCAGCAGACAATTTCCATGTCAGAAATAACTCAAAAAGTATTGCAAAAATTTCATTCCCTTTTAACTCACGGTCCTGGAGAAAACTACGAGTCACCGTGCTTACAATTACACTAATGGTAGAAATCAGACACATAGCCGTTACTGAAAGATCTCACAAAGGTGTAGAccataattaaaacaaaaacacacacaaaaaacgTATGAAAAACGGTAACCATAGCTATAAGCCTATAACCATACAGCTCAGCATATACATCTGTATAATATTCCTTATAATTCAACATCTGAAATCTAACATAACTACAAGCAGATAATTTAACCTTGATTGAAAATTTAATACATCAAACTTGGGCTTATTTCGTTGAGACAAAGTAAAATTAATCCTTTTTTAGGTAACAGTTTGAACTCTTTCTCAGTTTGTACCTAGCTCTTCAACTGCAGCTAAAAACGCTAGTGTTCAAAATACTAGGAATTTTCTGGAGCCCATAATCTAAAAGAATATTACCAAAATCTTCTTGCGGACGCTGCCCATGGTCTCCAAGTACAGCTGTTACTAGTTCCATTGATATGCACATATGGTTTCTCTGTAAGAGAAGACAATAGttatgtttatttcttgatCTTGAGCATGAACTTATACTTGAAAGTTAAGTGAACTAGCAATAGAATGCTACACCCATTCACAGCTACAGAAGGAATATAACTAATAGCCCTATTAAGTGAAAAGTGCATGTTGATAGGGGGAGAAATACATCAGTCAAAATGACAAACAAAATGCAAGTATGCCGAGTTCCATAAACAAGAAAAACAGAAAATCAAATGATCATAAATCACGTGCTGAAAGATTGACATTTTATTCACAAGCTAATTGTCCATACATTTCGATCATCAATCCTGAAAGTGATTTAAAAGAACAACCAAAAAAAAGTGGTAGAAATTTCAGCAAATAAAGATTAgcaattaataataaatattcaaATTAAGGTATTTTAAACCATTCTTCTAAAAACACTACAAATTGAACCAGACAACCAGGACATGCACCTGGAATTCTGCAGATAAAAAGAAAAGGTCTAAATATGCACATAGTGACCAAATGTTTGGGACAGAAAATATAACAATCTTTAACTAAATATATTAAGCAAGTCTGAGCATCTTAGTAGAACATTtttaaacaaaatttaaaacttaGAAAAAATAGCCTGCACTCCCTTTTCTAATGCCATGCTCTAAATATAGTTATTGTTGCCAAACATATTTGTAGCTAAAACTGGTCCCATCATTGAAGATGTTTTTGCTCACATCACTGCAGAATCCTAGAGATGATATTGAATTTCATCCTTCTTTATATAtagtttatatttttacctcaagaaaattattaaattcaGCCTGTTTTTTCGAAGCTTCAGTTCCCCAAGCCTCACGAAACATCCGCCCAAGAACAAATACACCAACAGCAGTATATCTGTACAGAAAAAACGGTATGATAAATAAATAGCAAAAATTAGCCACACAATATGGGATAATAAAGTAAAAGTTGTTTGGAGAAAGGGGTGCACCACAACAATCATACTCCTAGAAAATCATTTATGTTAATTTCATGCTATTCACCATTTATATAATACTGCATGACCATTAGTCGtaacaaaggaaaaacaaagaaaacatcaagcacaaaataaatataaagggaaaacataaataaagaaataatcTCTCATAAGAGCATACATATTTCCAAAACTGTTTTTTGCATAAGCTCCACCCTCATGGCCCGCATACATAAAAAGAGAACCAGAATGTTTAAGTGAAACCTGCACATGCAAGTCAATAAAATCAAGTCAACCACTGAAAATGAATAAAATCAAAGTTTATCCAACTAGTCATTCACCAGAAGGAGAAAAAACTTTACATAAGGTCAACAACAATCACCATACCTCTAAGGTAGCCAAACCTTTTGATACCATCTCAATCATCCTTGTCCTGGTCTGTAGGCATATAGAAGACAGACAAGTAACAGtttaaaaacaataaatagATAGGAAAATGCAGGTAAGAGAAAATTACCCTATCCATACAATCATCAATTATATAAGTTTGTAAAGAATAAAAAAAGAAGCAAAAACCTGATTCAGATTCAATAAATGTGCTCTTTAATATTTCTTCAAAGAAGTATGGATTATCATGCATAACAACAAATCATGTGGCTGTTGGGACCATTCTCTTAGAGTCTAGTCTTAAAAACTGTGATTCTTTCATCCCTGAGAGAACTTAGGCTGCTAGCAAATGTGCAGGGATTTGGAGTGCTAGCACTGAGCAGAGTATTTTTAACTTAAAGAgacaaattcctttatattttaGCTAACATCCTCCATATCAAACAGAAATCCTTCGAAGAGATAAGTGTATAATTCCCGAATCATTTATCCCATCCTCCCGACATCCTAAACTCCAGAAGGAAGAAACGTGCCACGTAAGGTTCCACAAGAATTATGTTTAATTGTCTAGACTAGTACTATCCCACTAGGCTGAAATTTAAACAAGCAATACATTTACAAAGAAAAAGCATATAAACTATGAAAGTTCTTCAGAGTTTCACATAACACATTTCAAACATATAAGCTCAAATCAGAAAAACAAAACAGGAAAAAGAGCAATGGAAAGTTCATAATATACCTCTTGATCTGACTTTTCATTCTCAAATTTGGGGTAGAAAGTTGCTCTGATATGTGCTTGTGAGTAGGTAGAGTTGTCCACTTCGAATTTTTCCAACAGATTGCCTTGAAATAACTTGCTCAAACCAGCACTACTAATGCTACTCTTCTGAGGTGAAGCCACACCAGTAGCATCAACCCTTGCACCATCAACCGCGACTTTACCCGCCGGTTTGTTGTCAACTTCAGTTGCAGCAGTAGTTCCATATGATTTAGGTTTCCAAATTGCACCCTTATTAGCATGCCCTAACCCCGTTTGCTCACTGTTTtcaccaatatgcattccggcaAGCTTGTTAGAAACAGTTTCAGAACCAGTTGCAGAATCTCCCATAGTCGATGATAACGGCGCCTCATTCTTCGGTTCCTCCTTCCATTGCTGGCCACCGTGACCACCACTTCGCTGCAGCAAAATCCTCAACCAAttaaacatcatcatcatcatagcGTTTTCCACTAAAAAACTAGCACCGATTCACAAAATTTCACAGTAAAACTAAGCAAATGCTATAATCGAAAATCAGTTATCGACGGTTATCCTGAACCTGAATCAGTTGCGTAACTGAAATCAGTTATCGACGGTGATTTCTACGTGAAAAGTGAAAACCTAATTTGACGGTGCGGTGGGAGAATGGAGGGAGTACGTACCTGATTGAGAGGCATTGTTGAGGGAGGAAGGGTGCAGAAGAAGCGGTGGGAGGAggggaggaagaggaaggttctGGAAGTTGAgagagggaggaggaggatgcgGTGGGAGAATGTGCAGAGAAACTTATGCGGTGCCGACATTCAAGAGAGAAACGACGAGTGAGTGACTGAGTGAGCACTGACTCGGCGGTTTTTCCAGAAGCGGCGTTGCTGCGCCAGAGAGACCCGGCAAAAGGGTAGTAACTGTTTGTTGGAGGTGATGCCAAACACAGAACACGTGTTTGCAGATTAATTACCCTGCACGCGCGATGTACATGATTATTATATTATGAGATTGTAAAGTGATTATGATTTATGACGCAGGCTTGCCGCGCgttttgatgaagatgttgCGCGTGTTTCCGACTTTCCGGTCTGATGCAGGAGCAATTAAATTAGGaagttattatttttagtatttctaaataaataaatttaggatttattatgtttttttaattaagttagaATCTTTATGATCTTACTTATTTTTTGTtaggaacttatttattttcaattaggatcttttatttttcattaggatcttttaggatattatttatttttctgttaggatattttcttttcctatttaagcacttgAAAGGCATAGCCTATTTCAGGTTATTATTGACAATCAAAAAAACGAGAATTTTCTCAAATCTTGGTGGATTCCGGTTTTCTGTTACTTAGGGTTTTGTGTTTGCAAACCCTTGTGCATTCCGCTGTGTCAGATTATAACAAGTGGTAGAGTGACATGAGTCCATTTTTAGAAATTTACTTGTGAACATCACAAAGTCACAGTTAATTGCAAAAGCGGTAGGTTCAACTAGAATTAATTGTCAAATGAAATGTTAAAAAAGTTATTAACACTTATTAATTATTAACTGAGATCAAAGATCTTGTGAGCCGGGATTGGGCAGTGGTACACTCCGGGAGGGGAATTTTTGTGCGGATTTCCTTGTGAAACATGGGACTAGTCAAGATGAAGTGTTGGTGCTTCTGTCAAACCCATTGGAGGGAATGAGTTTGCTGCTCCTTGTTGTTTCCTTGGGGGCCTCGTTTGTGAGATcatagttttttcttttctttagacCATGTACCAAAAAACTGAGAGAGTGACAACTACAGTTTATCAAATTGACTATAGAAGTATTCAGATAGGGTGGAAATAGGTCAGGCTGTACGTCAAGGGCTTACAGTCTGGTTGTCAAAGGCTTAGCCTAGCTTGACTCGTTTATTAAAAAAGTCAAGCTTGTTTGGCCTGATAGGTTAGTCCACTTATTTTTTAATGATGAGAGCGAGTTTGTATTACatcttttgttaaaaaaaaaccaaagattCTTATAAGAGCTACaatttaaatattttccttgtgtatattaataaaaattgttttacaATTACAAGTCATATGAGGAGGGATGAAGATACTCTCAATTGTAAAAAGTTTGACCATGTTAAGTTTCATTATCTCGTccttgatttaattttttttattattaaacaCACAAAAATCAATGATTAAATTGTAAAACATGGTTAAGGTTTTTTTTCGCAATTAAGAGAATCCCGATCCAAGAGGGTTTTAGTTACACCTTTGAATGGGATTATCTATTggtgtagaaaaaaaaaattaggactACAATTAAAATTGGATCATGTTATTTCTAGGTGGTGTCCTACAATAAAATCAATAAGTGAGAGCATTTAttgaaatataatatattttttctgcATTGAAAAATTACAAAACAATCGTAAACTACCCACTACCTAATGAGTTCATCAACATGAGAGTCTCCAATTCAAAGGACGGCGTCCAAAACACGAATAGCTGGAGTTGACTCCCCCGCACCCAATCTAGCAAGGTGGTCCGCTACACAGTTGCACTCACGATGAATCCTCCTAATCACCACCTCCCAATCCCTCGTCATGAAACCCCAGATCTCTTCAAGTCCAGGAACGGTCCACTTCGTGCCTCCACACCGCGTTGATTAACAACTCCTCACAAGTTCAATTTTagggaaaataatatatatatatatatatatatataaggaaaATATTGAAATTGTCACTCTTATAAGAATCTTTTAAGAGTATGTGGTTTTTTCAACAAAAGATCTAATAAACTCGCCCTCATCATTAAAAAGAAAGTATGTAAATCAATCACAAGTTCAATTTTAGGGAAAATAATTTGTTAGGAGAGATAGTTACAATTTTCTAAATGGGTGGAGACCTCCGTCAAAAGACCGCAAAAATCACTTAGCAGTTGTGTCATATATCACCCCTAACAAAATGCAAGTTTTGTATTAAAGTAACAAAGAATGAAGAGGTAACTAGCACacacaaaaagaatgaaggggTAATGGAGTTGTGGGAGTAATAGAATAGAGCTCAAAATAAGTTTATGAAGGGTTCAGCAGCCCAAAGGCAGGGGCAGAAACACTGActttattttctttccttcactGCTCCATTGGAGATGGAGCAAAACTATATGATATATACATCATAAAATTATGTTGTTTGGCCAGAAAAATGGAGAGAAAAATTAAATACCATTTTGTCCTATCATGTGTACTTTCCTAGTTTGCGGCACAAAGACCACTGTTTGCTATTTCTTTCTGTTCAATAATGGGTTCTAGGGTAGTTTGATCTACTATTTCTATAGGAATGCTCCTGAGAGGGCCTTGTGGGGTTCCAAAGAGTGTAGTAAATATCTGTCTATGGCATTCATCACAAAAGTAGATATAGGTGAAATGGCCTTCATATGGGAGCTTATGTACTGCAGCTCCAGGCAGCACACGATGCACAAAATCAGTCATTGATGGGGGAACCACTCTATCATCCATTCCCTGTTAACATTGCACTGCAATAAGTCATATTTTCACCCCAAACAGAAGTCATGTGTTGATGAAAATAGAATTAGAGCATGCAAATAAGTGTTGAACATGAACATAGGTGAACACATGATAATTGACAAGTACTGGGGGAAGACAGGTAAAAGAAGATGATAGTATATAGGTAGCGAGTTGCTGTAAATTGAAGATGATATGGAAAATAATTTACCTATGATGGTTTGGGAAATTATAACCAATTGACAAGGTGTTGCAAAGTAAAAGGTTAATAGTGCAGAAGATTCTGATTAAGGATGCATGTGGGTAAACAGTTTACTTAAGTGCTTATGGAAGAAACGCTTATTCATAAGATAATTTGATAAGCTTAATGAAATAAACTTAAAACAACTCATAGATtgtataagcgcttattcataaactGATCtgaacaacttatgaaaataagcataAACTACTTGTAGGTGGGTCATaagttattttcataagcttacCCAAACACTTGTTATTGAAAAAGCTaaaataaactcttccaaatGCGACCTAAATGTTATTGAATGATTGATAATGGGCCTCCATATAGAGGAGTTGGGGGATCAAAACATAGATGAACTCACCTGCCATATATGTATTGGACCAAGAAAGCCCGTATACTCCTGAGTTTCAGTGAAAATTTCCTTAAGCCAACTAAGCACATTATTACTCTGTTTTCGCTTCTGCAACTTGAGGTCTTTCAGGGTGAAACCCCAATCTGAGACCTGCAAAGCAGCTTCCTCCACAAACGGTTTCACATTTCCCTGTCTGATAGATTCTTCCACATCCCTTTGCCAGAACTCCTCATAAATTGGATCTTCCATCAGTGCTTTGTCCTGAAAGAAGCATTAACATCTTCCATGAGTAGATGTACATCTAAAATGTTCAAAACTCCCAGTATAGCATAAGTCCTCAGAAGTCAGAACCAACTTTTGGAAACACATTTTACATTACATATAATTAGCTAGACTCGTGAGCTTGGGCTCTGTAATTTTTATACATGTTTAAAATGTCTCATTGCTATCAATTTCAACAAAAGTTCAACAACGATTTATTGATTTATGCTTTAAATTTCAATATTTGAACAGATCATATGAGGATGCCAAGAATTTCCTTCAGCAATAGGCCCTCTATTTTCCATATACTCTTATCAGAAATCGGTTTCATTGTACCTCTAATGCTTAATCCATCTTACTAGAATATAGTTTGCAGACATAAAGTGGATATCTGTTGAAATGTAGAATAATTGAAGCAAAGACAAAAAGAGATAAGCAAAGCTTCCCTTACCCTCGTTCCCAGAGATAAAGACAGCCACTTATCAATCTGACCATGCTTTCCTGACAAGAAACTTTGCTTATAGAAGAAACCAAGAAGTCTAGGAAACCTCAGAGCTAAGGAGAACATGAATTTTCTTCTTCGTGTCCATTTATTCCAAGTTCTTCGTCTCTCTTCGTTTGTCATGATAGGATCATACGGGTTCACCATGGGAGCAAACATGGCGGCACCTGAATTAAATACATCACAGATTAATTTCATAATGCAAGGATCCTGCTTATTCTCTCTCAAGAACCCTGTTCTATTGATGTGACACAGATATATGACATAACATCTTTTGCTAGAAAGGCATTATTTCCAATGCTATAAGATGCAAACTTATTATAACTCACTTTAAACAATTTATTCAAGTGTTTTAGATGAGAGAAAAGAACAAAAGTCCTAATTAAAATGTAACAGAGTACACTAAAACACAAGTACAAGATAGTTGTTA from Lotus japonicus ecotype B-129 chromosome 2, LjGifu_v1.2 includes:
- the LOC130740444 gene encoding tRNA ligase 1-like isoform X4, which codes for MSAPHKFLCTFSHRILLLPLSTSRTFLFLPSSHRFFCTLPPSTMPLNQRSGGHGGQQWKEEPKNEAPLSSTMGDSATGSETVSNKLAGMHIGENSEQTGLGHANKGAIWKPKSYGTTAATEVDNKPAGKVAVDGARVDATGVASPQKSSISSAGLSKLFQGNLLEKFEVDNSTYSQAHIRATFYPKFENEKSDQETRTRMIEMVSKGLATLEVSLKHSGSLFMYAGHEGGAYAKNSFGNIYTAVGVFVLGRMFREAWGTEASKKQAEFNNFLERNHMCISMELVTAVLGDHGQRPQEDFVVVTAVTELGNGKPKFYSTPEIIAFCRKWRLPTNHVWLFSTRKSASSFFAAYDALCEEGTATSVCKVLDEIADVSVPGSKDHVKAQGEILEGLVARLVSHESSNHIEKVLKEFPPPPADGVALDFGPSLREICAANRSDEKQQIKALLESVGSSFCPDYSDWYGTDGADIHSRNVDRSVVSKFLQAHPADYSTKKLQEIIRLMREKRFPAAFKCYHNFHKVDAISSDNVFYKMVIHVHSDSAFRRYQKEMRHRPGLWPLYRGFFVDINLFKANKEKAAEISMKSSINESDSTSSEKDDFADEDANLMVKLKFLTYKLRTFLIRNGLPVLFKEGQSAYKAYYLRQMKIWGTSPGKQKELSKMLDEWAVHIRRKCGNKQLSSSIYLSEAEPFLEQFAKRSPQNQALIGSAGSLVRTEDFLAIVEEGQDEEGDLVAERDMAPSGPSISVKDTVPKNEGLIVFFPGIPGCAKSALCKELLNAQGGLGDDRPVHSLMGDLIKGKYWQKVAEERRKKPNSIMLADKNAPNKEVWRQIEDMCLRTKASAVPVVPESEGTDSNPFSLDALAVFMFRVLQRVNHPGNLDKASPNAGYVLLMFYDLYDGELSRAVKSLRVN